In a single window of the Pongo abelii isolate AG06213 chromosome 1, NHGRI_mPonAbe1-v2.0_pri, whole genome shotgun sequence genome:
- the SAMD11 gene encoding sterile alpha motif domain-containing protein 11 isoform X10 has product MSKGILQVHPPICDCPGCRISSPVNRGRLADKRTVALPAARSLKKERTPSFSASDGDSDGSGPTCGRRPGLKQEDGPHIRIMKRRVHTHWDVNISFRETSCSQDGNLPTLISSVHRSRHLVMPEHQSRCEFQRGSLEIGLRPAGELLGKRLGCSPHISSDCSSEKRARSESPQAEALLLPPELGPSMAPEDHYRRLVSALSEASTFEDPQRLYHLGLPSHDLLRVRQEVAAAALRGPSGLEAHLPSSTAGQRRKQGLAQHREGAAPAAAPSFSERELPQPPPLLSPQNAPHIALGPHLRSPFLGVPSALCQTPGYGFLPPAQAEMFARQQELLRKQNLARLELPADLLRQKELEGARPQLLAPEAALRPNDGAEELQRRGALLVLNHGAAPLLALPPQGPPGSGPPTPSRDSARRAPRKGGPGSASARPSESKEMTGARLWAQDGSEDEPPKDSDGEDPETAAAGCRGPTPGQAPAGGAGAEGKGLFPGSTLPPPLPLGFPYAVSPYFHTAAVGGLSVDGEEAPAPEDVSKWTVDDVCSFVGGLSGCGEYTRVFREQGIDGETLPLLTEEHLLSTMGLKLGPALKIRAQVSRWGVRLGSPGHSCAESSGWVCASPHQAISLQVARRLGRVFYVASFPVALPLQPPILRAPERELGTGEQPLSPTTATSPYGGGHALASRASPKQENGTLALLPGAPDPSQPLC; this is encoded by the exons AACCGGGGGCGGCTGGCAGACAAGAGGACAGTCGCCCTGCCTGCCGCCCGGAGCCTGAAGAAGGAGCGAACTCCCAGCTTCTCTGCCAGCGACGGTGACAGCGACGGGAGTGGCCCCACCTGTGGGCGGCGGCCAGgcttgaagcaggaggatggtcCGCACATCCGTATCATGAAGAGAAG AGTCCACACCCACTGGGACGTGAACATCTCTTTCCGAGAGACGTCCTGCAG CCAGGACGGCAACCTTCCCACCCTCATATCCAGCGTCCATCGCAGCCGCCACCTCGTTATGCCCGAGCATCAGAGCCGCTGTGAATTCCAGAGAGGCAGCCTGGAGATTGGCCTGCGACCCGCCG GTGAGCTGTTGGGCAAGAGGCTGGGCTGCTCCCCCCATATCAGCAGTGACTGCTCTTCAGAGAAGAGGGCACGAAGCGAATCCCCTCAAG CAGAGGCGCTGCTGCTGCCGCCAGAGCTGGGTCCCAGCATGGCCCCGGAGGACCACTACCGCCGGCTTGTGTCAGCACTGAGCGAGGCCAGCACCTTTGAGGACCCTCAGCGCCTCTACCAcctgggcctccccagccacg ATCTCCTGAGGGTCCGGCAGGAGGTGGCAGCTGCAGCTCTGAGGGGCCCCAGTGGCCTGGAAGCCCACCTGCCCTCCTCCACGGCAGGTCAGCGTCGGAAGCAGGGCCTGGCTCAGCACCGGGAGGGCGCCGCCCCAGCTGCCGCCCCGTCCTTCTCGGAGAG GGAGCTGCCGCAGCCGCCCCCCTTGCTGTCGCCGCAGAATGCCCCTCACATCGCCCTGGGCCCCCATCTCAGGTCCCCCTTCCTGGGGGTGCCCTCGGCTCTGTGCCAGACCCCAG GCTACGGCTTCCTGCCCCCCGCCCAGGCGGAGATGTTCGCGCGGCAGCAGGAGCTCCTGCGGAAGCAGAACCTGGCCCG gctggagctgcccGCCGACCTCCTGCGGCAGAAGGAGCTGGAGGGCGCGCGCCCGCAGCTGCTGGCGCCCGAGGCCGCCCTGCGCCCCAACGACGGCGCCGAGGAGCTGCAGCGGCGCGGGGCCCTGCTGGTGCTGAACCACGGCGCGGCGCCACTGCTGGCCCTGCCCCCCCAGGGGCCCCCGGGCTCCGGACCCCCCACCCCGTCCCGGGACTCGGCCCGGCGAGCCCCCCGGAAAGGGGGTCCCGGCTCTGCCTCGGCCCGGCCCAGCGAGTCCAAGGAGATGACGGGGGCTAGGCTCTGGGCACAAGATGGCTCGGAAGACGAGCCCCCCAAAGACTCGGACGGAGAGGATCCCGAGACGGCAGCTGCTGGGTGCAGGGGGCCCACTCCGGGCCAAGCTCCAGCTGGAGGGGCCGGCGCCGAGGGGAAGGGGCTTTTCCCAGGGTCCACACTGCCCCCTCCGCTGCCCCTGGGCTTCCCCTATGCCGTCAGCCCCTACTTCCACACAG CCGCGGTAGGGGGACTCTCCGTGGATGGGGAGGAGGCCCCAGCCCCTGAGGACGTCAGCAAGTGGACCGTGGATGATGTCTGCAGCTTCGTGGGAGGCCTGTCTGGCTGTGGAGAGTACACTCGG gTCTTCAGGGAGCAGGGGATCGACGGGGAGACCCTGCCACTGCTGACGGAGGAGCACCTGCTGAGCACCATGGGGCTGAAGCTGGGGCCCGCCCTCAAGATCAGGGCCCAGGTGAGCCGCTGGGGAGTGAGGTTAGGGTCTCCAGGCCACAGCTGTGCAGAAAGCTCTGGGTGGGTGTGCGCCAGCCCCCACCAGGCCATCTCTCTGCAGGTGGCCAGGCGCCTAGGCCGAGTTTTCTACGTGGCCAGCTTCCCCGTGGCTCTGCCACTGCAGCCACCAATCCTGCGGGCCCCGGAGCGAGAACTCGGCACAGGAGAGCAGCCCTTGTCCCCCACGACGGCCACGTCCCCCTATGGAGGGGGCCACGCCCTTGCCAGTCGAGCTTCACCCAAGCAGGAGAATGGGACCTTAGCTCTACTTCCAGGGGCCCCtgacccttcccagcctctgtgtTGA
- the SAMD11 gene encoding sterile alpha motif domain-containing protein 11 isoform X11, translating into MSKGILQVHPPICDCPGCRISSPVNRGRLADKRTVALPAARSLKKERTPSFSASDGDSDGSGPTCGRRPGLKQEDGPHIRIMKRRVHTHWDVNISFRETSCSQDGNLPTLISSVHRSRHLVMPEHQSRCEFQRGSLEIGLRPAGELLGKRLGCSPHISSDCSSEKRARSESPQEALLLPPELGPSMAPEDHYRRLVSALSEASTFEDPQRLYHLGLPSHDLLRVRQEVAAAALRGPSGLEAHLPSSTAGQRRKQGLAQHREGAAPAAAPSFSERELPQPPPLLSPQNAPHIALGPHLRSPFLGVPSALCQTPGYGFLPPAQAEMFARQQELLRKQNLARLELPADLLRQKELEGARPQLLAPEAALRPNDGAEELQRRGALLVLNHGAAPLLALPPQGPPGSGPPTPSRDSARRAPRKGGPGSASARPSESKEMTGARLWAQDGSEDEPPKDSDGEDPETAAAGCRGPTPGQAPAGGAGAEGKGLFPGSTLPPPLPLGFPYAVSPYFHTAAVGGLSVDGEEAPAPEDVSKWTVDDVCSFVGGLSGCGEYTRVFREQGIDGETLPLLTEEHLLSTMGLKLGPALKIRAQVARRLGRVFYVASFPVALPLQPPILRAPERELGTGEQPLSPTTATSPYGGGHALASRASPKQENGTLALLPGAPDPSQPLC; encoded by the exons AACCGGGGGCGGCTGGCAGACAAGAGGACAGTCGCCCTGCCTGCCGCCCGGAGCCTGAAGAAGGAGCGAACTCCCAGCTTCTCTGCCAGCGACGGTGACAGCGACGGGAGTGGCCCCACCTGTGGGCGGCGGCCAGgcttgaagcaggaggatggtcCGCACATCCGTATCATGAAGAGAAG AGTCCACACCCACTGGGACGTGAACATCTCTTTCCGAGAGACGTCCTGCAG CCAGGACGGCAACCTTCCCACCCTCATATCCAGCGTCCATCGCAGCCGCCACCTCGTTATGCCCGAGCATCAGAGCCGCTGTGAATTCCAGAGAGGCAGCCTGGAGATTGGCCTGCGACCCGCCG GTGAGCTGTTGGGCAAGAGGCTGGGCTGCTCCCCCCATATCAGCAGTGACTGCTCTTCAGAGAAGAGGGCACGAAGCGAATCCCCTCAAG AGGCGCTGCTGCTGCCGCCAGAGCTGGGTCCCAGCATGGCCCCGGAGGACCACTACCGCCGGCTTGTGTCAGCACTGAGCGAGGCCAGCACCTTTGAGGACCCTCAGCGCCTCTACCAcctgggcctccccagccacg ATCTCCTGAGGGTCCGGCAGGAGGTGGCAGCTGCAGCTCTGAGGGGCCCCAGTGGCCTGGAAGCCCACCTGCCCTCCTCCACGGCAGGTCAGCGTCGGAAGCAGGGCCTGGCTCAGCACCGGGAGGGCGCCGCCCCAGCTGCCGCCCCGTCCTTCTCGGAGAG GGAGCTGCCGCAGCCGCCCCCCTTGCTGTCGCCGCAGAATGCCCCTCACATCGCCCTGGGCCCCCATCTCAGGTCCCCCTTCCTGGGGGTGCCCTCGGCTCTGTGCCAGACCCCAG GCTACGGCTTCCTGCCCCCCGCCCAGGCGGAGATGTTCGCGCGGCAGCAGGAGCTCCTGCGGAAGCAGAACCTGGCCCG gctggagctgcccGCCGACCTCCTGCGGCAGAAGGAGCTGGAGGGCGCGCGCCCGCAGCTGCTGGCGCCCGAGGCCGCCCTGCGCCCCAACGACGGCGCCGAGGAGCTGCAGCGGCGCGGGGCCCTGCTGGTGCTGAACCACGGCGCGGCGCCACTGCTGGCCCTGCCCCCCCAGGGGCCCCCGGGCTCCGGACCCCCCACCCCGTCCCGGGACTCGGCCCGGCGAGCCCCCCGGAAAGGGGGTCCCGGCTCTGCCTCGGCCCGGCCCAGCGAGTCCAAGGAGATGACGGGGGCTAGGCTCTGGGCACAAGATGGCTCGGAAGACGAGCCCCCCAAAGACTCGGACGGAGAGGATCCCGAGACGGCAGCTGCTGGGTGCAGGGGGCCCACTCCGGGCCAAGCTCCAGCTGGAGGGGCCGGCGCCGAGGGGAAGGGGCTTTTCCCAGGGTCCACACTGCCCCCTCCGCTGCCCCTGGGCTTCCCCTATGCCGTCAGCCCCTACTTCCACACAG CCGCGGTAGGGGGACTCTCCGTGGATGGGGAGGAGGCCCCAGCCCCTGAGGACGTCAGCAAGTGGACCGTGGATGATGTCTGCAGCTTCGTGGGAGGCCTGTCTGGCTGTGGAGAGTACACTCGG gTCTTCAGGGAGCAGGGGATCGACGGGGAGACCCTGCCACTGCTGACGGAGGAGCACCTGCTGAGCACCATGGGGCTGAAGCTGGGGCCCGCCCTCAAGATCAGGGCCCAG GTGGCCAGGCGCCTAGGCCGAGTTTTCTACGTGGCCAGCTTCCCCGTGGCTCTGCCACTGCAGCCACCAATCCTGCGGGCCCCGGAGCGAGAACTCGGCACAGGAGAGCAGCCCTTGTCCCCCACGACGGCCACGTCCCCCTATGGAGGGGGCCACGCCCTTGCCAGTCGAGCTTCACCCAAGCAGGAGAATGGGACCTTAGCTCTACTTCCAGGGGCCCCtgacccttcccagcctctgtgtTGA